One Nerophis lumbriciformis linkage group LG21, RoL_Nlum_v2.1, whole genome shotgun sequence DNA segment encodes these proteins:
- the btd gene encoding biotinidase isoform X1: MSLQVTFMAVWTFTAAFGQTWHTLDSSYVAAVYEHHLIQNPNPLVPVSRHQALQHMQKNLDVYEAQAALAAQQGADIVVFPEDGLQGFNFSRSSISGYLETVPDPREEKWNPCTEPSRFNNTEVLQQLSCMARRHNLYVVANMADLQPCPLRTDPASSCPPDGRWQFNTDVVFRSDGLLVARYHKHNLYFEGAFDVPPRLEVVTFDTPFAGTFGLITCFDILFFEPTIVLLERGVRQLIIPTAWMNQLPLLDAIQFQRAFSLGANVTLLAANIRHDALIMTGSGVYTPFTAAYHHAHRGDPEEGRLVVARVPVLEPQWDEEGGGVKGWSTDPQYCHQDSCAWSPPPTFPASMMYDLFQFVLLDHTKGQVEVCHGSFCCRLQFQQFPEGVSKELYALGAFEGTHTVNGRYALQVCAVVRCAGMEAASCGQVVEEAHTKFNFTLEAQFGSKYVYPSVLVSAYVLEQPDHVEKTGDGRMTMKHANTAGGLVTACLYGRVYHLDKQ, translated from the exons ATGTCGCTGCAGGTAACTTTTATGGCGGTGTGGACGTTCACGGCAGCTTTTGGTCAAACGTGGCACACTTTGGACTCCTCGTACGTCGCTGCGGTGTACGAACATCACCTGATCCAAAACCCGAACCCCCTGGTCCCCGTGTCCCGGCACCAAGCCCTCCAGCACATGCAGAAGAACTTGGACGTGTACGAGGCGCAAGCAGCTCTGGCAGCCCAGCAG GGTGCAGACATCGTGGTGTTTCCAGAAGATGGTCTTCAGGGGTTCAACTTCAGCCGCTCCTCTATTTCCGGCTACCTGGAGACGGTTCCTGACCCCCGAGAGGAGAAGTGGAACCCCTGCACGGAACCCAGCAGGTTTAACAACAcagag GTTCTCCAGCAGTTGAGCTGCATGGCTCGCCGCCACAACCTCTACGTGGTAGCCAACATGGCCGACCTGCAGCCCTGCCCCTTGAGGACAGACCCCGCCTCTTCCTGTCCCCCCGATGGACGCTGGCAGTTCAACACCGACGTGGTTTTCAG GTCAGACGGGCTGCTGGTGGCTCGTTACCATAAGCACaacctttattttgaaggggctTTTGACGTACCGCCGCGGCTGGAGGTCGTAACGTTCGATACGCCTTTCGCCGGGACGTTTGGCCTCATTACCTGCTTTGACATCCTCTTCTTTGAGCCCACAATAGTCCTCCTGGAGAGa GGTGTGCGTCAGCTGATCATCCCCACAGCCTGGATGAACCAGCTGCCCCTACTGGACGCGATACAGTTCCAGCGGGCGTTCAGCCTGGGCGCCAACGTCACGCTGCTCGCCGCCAACATCCGCCACGATGCACTGATCATGACAGGAAGTGGCGTCTACACCCCCTTCACAGCCGCCTACCACCACGCGCACAGAGGGGACCCCGAGGAGGGCCGGCTGGTCGTGGCCAGGGTCCCGGTGTTGGAGCCACAGTGGGACGAGGAGGGGGGCGGAGTCAAGGGGTGGTCTACAGACCCCCAGTATTGTCACCAAGACAGCTGTGCTTGGTCTCCACCACCCACCTTCCCCGCCTCCATGATGTATGATCTCTTTCAGTTTGTCCTCCTCGACCACACAAAAGGCCAAGTGGAGGTGTGCCATGGCAGTTTCTGCTGTCGCCTGCAGTTCCAGCAGTTTCCAGAGGGGGTCAGTAAAGAGCTCTACGCACTGGGAGCTTTTGAAGGCACTCACACAGTCAACGGGCGTTATGCTCTGCAG GTGTGTGCGGTGGTGCGCTGTGCAGGGATGGAGGCAGCCTCTTGTGGACAAGTAGTGGAAGAAGCACACACTAAATTTAACTTCACGCTTGAGGCCCAATTTGGGAGCAAATATGTGTACCCATCTGTTCTGGTGAGTGCTTACGTCCTGGAGCAGCCTGACCACGTGGAGAAGACTGGAGACGGGAGGATGACCATGAAACATGCAAACACAGCAGGAGGGCTGGTCACCGCCTGCTTGTACGGACGCGTCTATCACCTGGACAAGcaatga
- the btd gene encoding biotinidase isoform X2 produces MAVWTFTAAFGQTWHTLDSSYVAAVYEHHLIQNPNPLVPVSRHQALQHMQKNLDVYEAQAALAAQQGADIVVFPEDGLQGFNFSRSSISGYLETVPDPREEKWNPCTEPSRFNNTEVLQQLSCMARRHNLYVVANMADLQPCPLRTDPASSCPPDGRWQFNTDVVFRSDGLLVARYHKHNLYFEGAFDVPPRLEVVTFDTPFAGTFGLITCFDILFFEPTIVLLERGVRQLIIPTAWMNQLPLLDAIQFQRAFSLGANVTLLAANIRHDALIMTGSGVYTPFTAAYHHAHRGDPEEGRLVVARVPVLEPQWDEEGGGVKGWSTDPQYCHQDSCAWSPPPTFPASMMYDLFQFVLLDHTKGQVEVCHGSFCCRLQFQQFPEGVSKELYALGAFEGTHTVNGRYALQVCAVVRCAGMEAASCGQVVEEAHTKFNFTLEAQFGSKYVYPSVLVSAYVLEQPDHVEKTGDGRMTMKHANTAGGLVTACLYGRVYHLDKQ; encoded by the exons ATGGCGGTGTGGACGTTCACGGCAGCTTTTGGTCAAACGTGGCACACTTTGGACTCCTCGTACGTCGCTGCGGTGTACGAACATCACCTGATCCAAAACCCGAACCCCCTGGTCCCCGTGTCCCGGCACCAAGCCCTCCAGCACATGCAGAAGAACTTGGACGTGTACGAGGCGCAAGCAGCTCTGGCAGCCCAGCAG GGTGCAGACATCGTGGTGTTTCCAGAAGATGGTCTTCAGGGGTTCAACTTCAGCCGCTCCTCTATTTCCGGCTACCTGGAGACGGTTCCTGACCCCCGAGAGGAGAAGTGGAACCCCTGCACGGAACCCAGCAGGTTTAACAACAcagag GTTCTCCAGCAGTTGAGCTGCATGGCTCGCCGCCACAACCTCTACGTGGTAGCCAACATGGCCGACCTGCAGCCCTGCCCCTTGAGGACAGACCCCGCCTCTTCCTGTCCCCCCGATGGACGCTGGCAGTTCAACACCGACGTGGTTTTCAG GTCAGACGGGCTGCTGGTGGCTCGTTACCATAAGCACaacctttattttgaaggggctTTTGACGTACCGCCGCGGCTGGAGGTCGTAACGTTCGATACGCCTTTCGCCGGGACGTTTGGCCTCATTACCTGCTTTGACATCCTCTTCTTTGAGCCCACAATAGTCCTCCTGGAGAGa GGTGTGCGTCAGCTGATCATCCCCACAGCCTGGATGAACCAGCTGCCCCTACTGGACGCGATACAGTTCCAGCGGGCGTTCAGCCTGGGCGCCAACGTCACGCTGCTCGCCGCCAACATCCGCCACGATGCACTGATCATGACAGGAAGTGGCGTCTACACCCCCTTCACAGCCGCCTACCACCACGCGCACAGAGGGGACCCCGAGGAGGGCCGGCTGGTCGTGGCCAGGGTCCCGGTGTTGGAGCCACAGTGGGACGAGGAGGGGGGCGGAGTCAAGGGGTGGTCTACAGACCCCCAGTATTGTCACCAAGACAGCTGTGCTTGGTCTCCACCACCCACCTTCCCCGCCTCCATGATGTATGATCTCTTTCAGTTTGTCCTCCTCGACCACACAAAAGGCCAAGTGGAGGTGTGCCATGGCAGTTTCTGCTGTCGCCTGCAGTTCCAGCAGTTTCCAGAGGGGGTCAGTAAAGAGCTCTACGCACTGGGAGCTTTTGAAGGCACTCACACAGTCAACGGGCGTTATGCTCTGCAG GTGTGTGCGGTGGTGCGCTGTGCAGGGATGGAGGCAGCCTCTTGTGGACAAGTAGTGGAAGAAGCACACACTAAATTTAACTTCACGCTTGAGGCCCAATTTGGGAGCAAATATGTGTACCCATCTGTTCTGGTGAGTGCTTACGTCCTGGAGCAGCCTGACCACGTGGAGAAGACTGGAGACGGGAGGATGACCATGAAACATGCAAACACAGCAGGAGGGCTGGTCACCGCCTGCTTGTACGGACGCGTCTATCACCTGGACAAGcaatga
- the btd gene encoding biotinidase isoform X3: MQKNLDVYEAQAALAAQQGADIVVFPEDGLQGFNFSRSSISGYLETVPDPREEKWNPCTEPSRFNNTEVLQQLSCMARRHNLYVVANMADLQPCPLRTDPASSCPPDGRWQFNTDVVFRSDGLLVARYHKHNLYFEGAFDVPPRLEVVTFDTPFAGTFGLITCFDILFFEPTIVLLERGVRQLIIPTAWMNQLPLLDAIQFQRAFSLGANVTLLAANIRHDALIMTGSGVYTPFTAAYHHAHRGDPEEGRLVVARVPVLEPQWDEEGGGVKGWSTDPQYCHQDSCAWSPPPTFPASMMYDLFQFVLLDHTKGQVEVCHGSFCCRLQFQQFPEGVSKELYALGAFEGTHTVNGRYALQVCAVVRCAGMEAASCGQVVEEAHTKFNFTLEAQFGSKYVYPSVLVSAYVLEQPDHVEKTGDGRMTMKHANTAGGLVTACLYGRVYHLDKQ, translated from the exons ATGCAGAAGAACTTGGACGTGTACGAGGCGCAAGCAGCTCTGGCAGCCCAGCAG GGTGCAGACATCGTGGTGTTTCCAGAAGATGGTCTTCAGGGGTTCAACTTCAGCCGCTCCTCTATTTCCGGCTACCTGGAGACGGTTCCTGACCCCCGAGAGGAGAAGTGGAACCCCTGCACGGAACCCAGCAGGTTTAACAACAcagag GTTCTCCAGCAGTTGAGCTGCATGGCTCGCCGCCACAACCTCTACGTGGTAGCCAACATGGCCGACCTGCAGCCCTGCCCCTTGAGGACAGACCCCGCCTCTTCCTGTCCCCCCGATGGACGCTGGCAGTTCAACACCGACGTGGTTTTCAG GTCAGACGGGCTGCTGGTGGCTCGTTACCATAAGCACaacctttattttgaaggggctTTTGACGTACCGCCGCGGCTGGAGGTCGTAACGTTCGATACGCCTTTCGCCGGGACGTTTGGCCTCATTACCTGCTTTGACATCCTCTTCTTTGAGCCCACAATAGTCCTCCTGGAGAGa GGTGTGCGTCAGCTGATCATCCCCACAGCCTGGATGAACCAGCTGCCCCTACTGGACGCGATACAGTTCCAGCGGGCGTTCAGCCTGGGCGCCAACGTCACGCTGCTCGCCGCCAACATCCGCCACGATGCACTGATCATGACAGGAAGTGGCGTCTACACCCCCTTCACAGCCGCCTACCACCACGCGCACAGAGGGGACCCCGAGGAGGGCCGGCTGGTCGTGGCCAGGGTCCCGGTGTTGGAGCCACAGTGGGACGAGGAGGGGGGCGGAGTCAAGGGGTGGTCTACAGACCCCCAGTATTGTCACCAAGACAGCTGTGCTTGGTCTCCACCACCCACCTTCCCCGCCTCCATGATGTATGATCTCTTTCAGTTTGTCCTCCTCGACCACACAAAAGGCCAAGTGGAGGTGTGCCATGGCAGTTTCTGCTGTCGCCTGCAGTTCCAGCAGTTTCCAGAGGGGGTCAGTAAAGAGCTCTACGCACTGGGAGCTTTTGAAGGCACTCACACAGTCAACGGGCGTTATGCTCTGCAG GTGTGTGCGGTGGTGCGCTGTGCAGGGATGGAGGCAGCCTCTTGTGGACAAGTAGTGGAAGAAGCACACACTAAATTTAACTTCACGCTTGAGGCCCAATTTGGGAGCAAATATGTGTACCCATCTGTTCTGGTGAGTGCTTACGTCCTGGAGCAGCCTGACCACGTGGAGAAGACTGGAGACGGGAGGATGACCATGAAACATGCAAACACAGCAGGAGGGCTGGTCACCGCCTGCTTGTACGGACGCGTCTATCACCTGGACAAGcaatga